The Thermomonospora amylolytica sequence TCCGGCCGGTGGCGCCGATGGTGCTGCTGGACCGCGCCCCCGAGATCTTCGAACGCGGCCCGATCCCCAGCCCGTACATGCTGTTCGTGCACGACGTGGCGCCGCACTGGCAGGACCGCATCCCGGCGGTGGTGCACGTCGACGGCACCGCGCGGGTGCAGACCGTCGACCCGGCGGCCGAGCCGCTGGTGGCGCGGCTGCTGACGGCGTTCGAACGCCGCACGGGTCTGCCGGTGCTGGTCAACACCAGTCTCAACACCGCGGGGCGGCCGATGGTCGACGACGTCCGCGACGCGCTGGAGTGCTTCGGCTCGACCCCGGTCGACATGCTGGCGATCGGCCCGTTCACGGTGCGGCGATGAGCTACTCGGTGGTCATCCCGACGCTTGGGCGGCCCTGCCTGGCGGCGTGCCTGGACGCGCTGGCCGGGGCGCGGGGGCCGCGGCCCGAGCGGGTGGTACTGGTCGACGACCGGCCCGGACCGCGGGGCGGGACCCGGCTGGAGGTGCCCGACGGGCTGGTGAAGATCACCGAGGTGGTGACGAGCGGCGGGGTCGGCCCCGCCGCCGCCCGCAACCTCGGCTGGCGGTGCACCGCGACGCCCTGGGTGGCGTTCCTGGACGACGACGTGCGGGTGACCGCCGACTGGCCGGAACGCCTCGCCGCCGACCTGGCCGACCGGCCGCCGCAGGTGGCGGGCGTGCAGGGGCGCATCGAGGTGCCGCTGCCGCAAGGCCGGCGGCCCACCGACTGGGAACGCGGCACGGCGGGCCTGGCGGGGGCGTTGTGGATCACCGCGGACATGGCGTACCGGCGGACCGCGCTGGTGGAGTCCGGCGGTTTCGACGAGCGGTTCCCGCGCGCGTTCCGCGAGGACGCCGACCTGGCGCTGCGGCTGGAGGACGACGGGTGGACGCTGGCGCGCGGGACGCGCCGCACCGTCCACCCGGTGCGGCCCGCGCCCTGGTGGATCAGCGTCCGCCAGCAGGCCGGCAACGCCGACGACGCGCTGATGCGGGCGGTGCACGGCCCCGGCTGGTACGAGCGGGCCGGTGAGACGCCCGGCCGCCGCGGCGGGCACCTGGCGGTCACCGCGGCGGGACTGGCCGCCGCGGGCCTCGCCGCGGCCGGCAGGCGGCGCGCCGCCGCCCTGGCCGCCGCGGGAGCGCTGACCGGGGTCGGCGAGTTCGCCGCCGCGCGGATCGCGCCCGGTCCCCGCACCGCGCGGGAGATCGCGGCGATGGCGGCGACCAGCGCGGCGATCCCCCCGGCCGCCGTGTGGCACTGGCTGCGCGGCGTCGTGCGGGCGCGCGGCGCGCGTCCCTGGCCGGGACCGGCGAAGGCGGTGCTGTTCGACCGGGACGGCACGCTGGTGCGGGACGTGCCCTACAACGGCGACCCGGAGAAGGTCGAGCTCATGCCGGGTGCGCGCCAGGCCGTGGAGCTGGCGCGCCGCCGGGGCCTGGCCGTCGGGGTGGTCAGCAACCAGTCGGGGATCGCCCGGGGGCTGCTGACCCGCGAGCAGGTCGACGCGGTCAACCGGCGGGTGGCCGAGCTGCTGGGACCGTTCGGCACCTGGCAGATCTGCCCGCACGGCGACGGCGACGGCTGCGGCTGCCGCAAGCCCGCGCCGGGGATGGTGGAACGGGCCGCCGCCGAGCTGCGGGTGCGCCCGCACGAGTGCGTGATGATCGGCGACATCGGCGCCGACGTGGCCGCCGCCCGGGCCGCCGGGGCGCGGTCGGTGCTGGTGCCGACGCCGCAGACCCGGCCGGAGGAGCTGACCGGCGCCCGGGTCGCGGACGGCCTCATGGACGCCGTCCGGTTCGCGGTCGGCGACACGCCTGGAGCGTCCCTGTGGGCCTGAAGGAAGGGGCGGGCCCGCGGGGCCGGGCGCTCGTGGTGCGCCTGGACAGCGCAGGGGACGTGTTGCTGGCCGGACCGGCGGTACGGGCGGTGGCCGCCCGCAGCGGGCATGTGACCATGCTGGTCAGCCCGCTGGGGGAGGCCGCCGCCCGGATGCTGCCCGGGGTGGACGAGGTGGTGGTGTGGTCGGCTCCGTGGGTGCTCGCCGACCCGCCGCCCGTCCGCCCCGAGGCGGTGCGCGGCCTGGTGGAGCGGCTGGCCGCCGGGCGGTTCGACGACGCGGTGGTGTTCACCTCGTTCCACCAGTCGCCGCTGCCGACGGCGCTGGTGCTGCGGCTGGCGGGGATCGGCCGGATCTCGGCGATCAGCGTGGACTATCCCGGCAGCCTGCTGGACGTGCGGCACCGGGTCGACGATGACATCCCCGAGCCCGAACGCGCCCTGTCGCTGGCCGCCGCCGCCGGATATCCGCTGCCGCCGGGGGACGACGGGCGGCTGGCGGTGCGCGGCCCGCTGCCCGACGTCTCGGCGCTCACCGGCGACGGGCCGTACGTGGTGGTGCATCCGGGCGCGGCGGTCCCGGCCCGGCGGTGGCCGCCCGAGCGGTGCGCCGAGGCGGTCGCCGAGCTGGCCGCCCGGGGCCGGCGGGTGGTGGTCACCGGGGGGCGTTCGGAACGGGATCTGACCGCGTTCGTCGCCGGGGGGCACGGGATCGACCTGGGTGGGCGGACCGGGATGCCGGAACTGGCCGCGGTGCTGGCGGGGGCCTCCGCGGTCGTGGTCGGCAACACCGGTCCCGCCCACCTGGCGGCGGCGGTCCGCACGCCGGTGGTGTCGCTGTTCTCGCCGGTGGTGCCGGCCGTGCGGTGGGCCCCGTACGGGGTGCCGCACGTGCTGCTGGGCGACCAGCTCGCGCCCTGCCGCGACACCCGGGCCCGCGTCTGCCCGGTGCCCGGCCATCCCTGCCTGGCGGGGGTGGGCGCGGCGGAGGTGGCGGACGCGGTGGACAAGCTCGCCGCCTACAGCGAAGACGGGAGTGAGCCTCGTTGAGGATCTTGATGTGGCATGTGCACGGCTCCTACACGACGGCGTTCGTGCAGGGCCCGCACACCTACCTCATCCCGGTGACCCCCGACCGGGGACCGGACGGGCGGGGGCGCGCCCGGACCTGGGACTGGCCGCCGTCCGCGGTGGAGGTGCCGCTGGACCGCCTCCGGGACGAGGAGGTGGACGCGGTCGTCCTGCAGCGCCCGCACGAGGAGGAGCTGGTCCGCCGCCATCTGGGGCGGCGGCCCGGCAAGGACGTCCCGGCGGTCTACCTGGAGCACGACGCGCCGTGGGGGGACGTGCCGCTGACCCGGCATCCGATGGCCGACCGGCCCGACCTGCTGCTGGTGCACGTCACCCACTTCAACAAGCTGTTCTGGGACAACGGCACGACCCCGGCGCGGGTGGTCGAGCACGGCGTCGTCGACCCGGGTCCCCGCTGGACCGGGGAGATCGCGCACGCGGCGGTGGTGGTGAACGAGCCGCTGCGGCGCGGCCGGTACGTCGGCACCGACCTGCTGCCGTTCGTGTCCGCGGGCACCCCGCTGGACGTGTTCGGGATGAGGGTGACCGAGCTGCCGGGGCGGCTGAACATCCCGGCGGCGCAGGCGTACGAGGACCTGCCGCAGCACCGGATGCACGAGGAGCTGGCCCGCCGCCGCGCCTACCTGCACCCGGTGCGGTGGACGTCGCTGGGGCTGTCGCTGCTGGAGGCGATGCACCTGAGCATGCCGGTGGTGGCGCTGGCGACCACGGAGGTCGTGGAGGCGGTGCCGCCCGGCGCGGGGGTGCTGTCCACGAACCCGGACGTGCTGGCGGCGGCGCTGCGGCGGCTGATGAACGACCCGGCCGAGGCCGCCGAGATGGGCAAGAAGGCGCGGGAGGCGGCGCTGGAGCGGTACGGCCTGGCCCGGTTCCTGGACGACTGGGACCGGGTGCTCACCGAGGCGACATGGTGAACCAGGTGAACCGGGTGAACCTGGTGAACCGGCCCGCCGTCCTGATGCTGCGGGCGCTCGGCCTGGGCGACTTCCTCACGGGGGTGCCCGCCTACCGGGCGCTGCGCGCCGCCCATCCCGAGCACGAGACGGTGCTGGCGGCCCCGTCTGCGCTGGCGCCGCTGGCGCGGCTGTGCGGGGCGATCGACCGGCTGCTGCCCACCGGCGAGCTGGCCCCGATCGAGTGGGCCGGCCCGCCGCCCGACGTCGGGGTGGACCTGCACGGCAACGGCCCGGCCAGTCACGAGCCGGTGGCCGCCACGGGGGCGCGGACGCTGATGGTGTACGCCTCCGAGGCGGCCCCGCACGAGAAGGGCCCGTGGTGGGACGACGACGAGCACGAGGTGTCCCGCTGGTGCCGGCTGCTGGAGTGGTGGGACATCCCCGCCGACCCCCGCGATCTTCTCCTGGACCCGCCCGAGGTGCCCGCTCCCGCCGAGGGGGCGGTGGTGGTGCATCCGGGCGCGGCCAGTGGCAGCCGCCGCTGGCCCGCCGACCGGTACGCGGCCGTCGCCCGTGCGCTCACGGACATGGGCGAACGCGTGGTGGTCACCGGGTCGGGGCGGGAACGCCCGCTGGCCCATGAGGTGGCCGAACGGGCGGGCCTGTCGGCGGACGCGGTGCTGGCGGGCCGGACCGGGCTGGCCGAGCTGGCCGCGCTGGTGTCCCGGGCGCGGCTGGTGGTCAGCAACGACACCGGCATGGCGCATCTGGGGTTCGCCTACGCCAGGCCCTCGGTGACCCTGTACGGCCCGGTCTCCCCCGCCCTGTGGGGGCCGCCGGACAAGCCGCAGCACGCGGTCCTGTGGCACGGCGCCGGAGGCCGCCCGGGCGACGCCTGGGGCGCCGTTCCCGACCCGAGACTCCTGCGGATCACCGTCGAGGAGGTCGTGGACGCCGCCCGCCGGGTGCTGCCTCAGCCGACGTAACGGCGGGCCGGGGAGCTGGACTGCGGGGCCTCCAGCAGTTGCAGGCCCTGTTCGACGTGGTCGGGCACGACCCGGCGTTCCCGCAGCACCCACGGCAGCCCGGCGAGCGCGGCGGCGACCGCCTCGGCGCTGGCCCGGTCGCGCGGCACCGACCGCAGCAGGGTGACGGTGCGCCGCAGCGCCGACCGGGCGGGCCGCCGCAGCCAGGTGGTCCACAGGGTGTTGCGGATGCCGAGCTTGCGCCGCTGCCTGGGGTCGCGGACGGTGGAGGCGTGGTGGTGGACGACCACGTCCTCGGCCCAGCACATCCACCAGCCGCGGGCGGCCAGGTCCATGCCGAGCAGTTCCTCCTCCCCGCCGATCCACAGCCGCCTGGAGAACCCGCCGACCTCGCGGAACGCCGGCACCCGCAGCATCGACGCGCCCGCCAGGATGCTCAGCAGCGCGGGGCCCGGCAGCCAGTCCGGGGCGGGCACCGGGGAGTGCCGCAGCTCGGGGGTGATGGGGTCCTCGACGCCGTCCGGCTCGACCAGGATCCGCCCGGTGACCGAGGCCAGCCGGGGGCAGGCGTCCAGCAGGTCGGCGGCGCGGGTCAGCGCGCCCGGCTCCCACCAGGTGTCGTCGTCGCAGAACGCCACGTACGGGGTGGTGACGCGTTCGACGGCCAGGTTGCGGCCCACCGCGCCGAAGTTGCGGCGGCTGCGGATCACGTGGACCTTCGGATGGGCGTCGAGGACCGCGGCGGTGGTGCCGTCGCGGGAGCCGTTGTCCACGACGATGATCTCGGGACGTTCCGGCAGCGCGGTCATGTGGGCGAGGGTCCGCAGCAGCTCCGGCCGCCGGTCCCGGGTGATGATCACCACGCTGACCCTGGGATCGCTCATGAGACCCGCCCCCCGTTCGTCTCCGGCCCGCTCATGAGGCGGACTCCAGCAGCCGGACCCGTTCCTCCACCGGGGCGGGCAGCGGCCGGCGGGCGGCCAGCGCGGCGGGCAGCCGGCGGGCCGCGCCGGCGAGGGCGGCGCGGGCGTCGGGGTCCCGCACGGCGGCCCCCGCGAGCCGTGCGGTCCGTTCCAGCGCCACCCTCGCCGGCCGGCGCATCCAGGCGGTCAGCAGCGTGTTGCGCAGCTCCGCGCGGACCCGGTGCCGGGACGGCGGGCGGTGCGCCGACGGCTCGTGCACCGCCACCACCTCCGGCACGTACGCCAGCGCCCAGCCGCGCGCGGCCAGATCCATCGCCAGCATCCGTTCCTCCCCCACGAAGAACAGCACCCGGTCGAACCCGCCGGCCTGCAGGAACGCCTCCCGCCGCAGCACCGACGCGCAGGCCAGGAACCCCAGCACCGGCGGCCCCGGCAGGTCCCCGTCGCCGGGCAGCGGGCTGTCGGCCATCGCCTTGTTGATCGGGTCGTCGGCCCGTTCGGGCCCCACCAGGGTCCGCGCCGCGATCAGCCCCAGCCGCGGGCAGGCGTCGAACGCGTCGGCGGCGCGGCCCAGCGCGCCCGGCTCCCACCAGGAGTCGTCGTCGCTGAACGCCACGTACGGCGTGCGGGCGGCCCGCACCCCGACGGTGCGGGCGAGCGCCCCCAGGTTGCGCGGTTCCCGGATGACCTCGACGGCGGGGAACTGCGCGCGGACCGCCTCGGCGGTGCCGTCCGCGGAGGCGTTGTCGACCACGATGACCGGCGGTCGTTCCGGCAGGGCCGTCAGCTCGTGCAGCGTGCGGAGCAGCTCCGCCCGCCGGTCGCGCGTGGCGATCACGACGGTGACACGCTCGTCCACTCGCACCCTCCCTCCCGGCGAGGCGATCTACCCGCCCACCGGAGGACAAACCCGCGGGCGGCGGCACGCCGTACGGGAGCGCCGTTTAGACGGCGCCCGGCGGGTAGGCGCACCGGAGTACGCAACGCCGACCGAAGGGATCCGTGCATGCGCGCCCTCGTCATCAACTGCACGCTGAAACCGTCCCCGGAGCCGTCCAACACCGAGGCGCTCACCGAGGTGGTCACCAAGGAGCTGTGGCAGCGCGGGGTGGAGGTCCGCACCGTGCGGGCCGTGGACCTGAACATCAAGCCCGGCGTGCAGACCGACATGGGCGAGGGCGACGACTGGCCGCCGGTGCACGACATGCTGCTGGAGTCGCAGATCCTGATCATCGCCTCCCCCACCTGGCTGGGCCAGCCGTCCTCGGTGGCCAAGCGGGTGCTGGAGCGGATGGACGCGATGCTGTCGGAGACCGACGACGAGGGCCGTCCGGTCGCCTACAACCGGGTCGCCGGGGTGGTCAACACCGGCAACGAGGACGGCGCCCACCACGTGATCGGCCAGATCAGCGGCGCGCTCGCCGACATCGGCTACACGATCCCCGGCCAGGCGTGGACGTACTGGCATCTGGGGCCGGGCCCCGGGCCGGACTACCTGGACGACGACGAGGGGCACGACTGGGCCGCCAGGACCGGCCGGGCGATGGCCTCCAACCTGGTGGCGGTCGCCGAGGCGCTGGCCGCCCGGCCGATCCCGGCGCCCCCGCAGTGAGCTGGAGGAACGCTGATGAAGGCAGTGACCTGGCACGGCAAGCGCGACGTACGGGTCGAGCAGGTGCCCGACCCGGCGCTCAAGGAGCCGACCGACGCCATCGTGCGGATCACCACCACCGCGATCTGCGGGTCGGACCTGCACCTGTACGAGGTGCTCGGGCCGTTCATCGGCGAGGGCGACATCCTGGGCCACGAGCCGATGGGGATCGTGGAGGAGGTCGGCCCGGAGGTCTCCCACATCAGGCCGGGCGACCGGGTGGTGATCCCGTTCAACATCTCCTGCGGCCACTGCCACATGTGCGGCCTGCGGTTGTACGCGCAGTGCGAGACCACCCAGGTCCGTGACCAGGGGATGGGCGCGGCGCTGTTCGGCTACACCAAGCTGTACGGCGAGGTGCCCGGCGGGCAGGCCGAGTACCTGCGGGTGCCGCAGGCCCAGTTCGGGCCGATCAAGGTGCCCGAGGAGATGCCGGACGAGCGGTTCGTGTACCTGTCGGACGTGCTGCCCACCTCCTGGCAGGCCGTCGCGTGGGCGGACATCCCCCCGGGCGGCAGCGTGACCGTGCTGGGGCTGGGCCCGATCGGACAGATGTGCGCCCGCATCGCCCGCCACCTGGGATACCGGGTGATCGGCGTGGAACGGGTCCACGAGCGGGTGGAGATGGCCCGCCGGCACGGCATCGAGGTGCTGGATCCGGGCCGGGCCGACGTCGCCGGCGACGAGATCCGCGACATGACCGACGGGCGCGGCACCGACGCGGTGATCGACGCGGTCGGGATGGAGGCGCACGGCTCCCCCGGCGCCAAGCTCGCGCAGACCATGACCCGGCTGATGCCGGACCGGGCGGCGGCCGGGCTGATGCAGCGGGCCGGGGTGGACCGGCTGGCGGCGCTGAACCAGGCGATCGACATCGTCCGGCGCGGCGGCACCATCTCGATCATCGGGGTGTACGGCGGGATGACCGACCCGCTGCCGATGCTGCGGCTGTTCGACAAGGGCGTCACGCTGCGGATGGGCCAGGCCCACGTCAAGCGGTGGATCGACGACCTGATGCCGCTGGTGACCGACCCGGCCGACCCGCTGGGCACCGAGGACCTGGCCACCCACCGGCTGCCGCTGGACCAGGCCCCGCACGGCTACGAGATCTTCCAGAAGAAGCGGGACGGGGCGATCAAGGTACTGCTGAAGCCGTGAACGGGGGGTGATCGCAGGGTCTCGCGCAAGTAAGCTGGAAACGCGGTGAGGTCCTTCCGCCGAGCCGCCTGCGCCGGGAACCTGGAACCCCGCACTCCAGGAGGCCGCCGTGTTCGCACCTTCCGCCCCGCCGCGCGTCATCGTCGGAGTCGACGATTCCGACGCCTCCCGCTGGGCGCTGTCGTGGGCGCTCGGCGAGGCCCGGCTGCGCGGGATGGAACTGCTGCTGGTGCACGTCGCCCCGGTGCCCTCGTACGCGGCGGCGGCCGGGGTGCCCGGGCACGGCACGGTGTGCGGGCTGCGCGAGGCGGGCGGCGAGCTGATCACCCGGCTGCTCACCGAGCTGCGCTCCAGCGGCGGCTGCGACCCGGCCCGGGTGTCGGGCATGACGCTGCTCGGCGCGCCCGGCGACGCGCTGGTGCGGCTGGCCCGCGAGGAGGACATCCTGGTGGTGGGGCGCAGCTCGCGGGGCCTGCTGTCGCGGCTGGTGCGCCCGTCGGTGCACCGGCACTGCGCCGCGCACGCCCGTGCGACGTTCATCTGCGTGGCGCCGCCGACGATCGGGCCGCTCACCGTCCCCGGCGCCGACGGCGAGCGCCCGGCCCGCCGCCGGCTGTGGGGCCGCCGCCACGAGACCGACGGCTGACCGTTCCCAGGTTCCTCCCAGGTTTCACGGGGTCTTGATCCCAGCCTCGCCCGGTTGGCTGTACGGCATGAGAGTCGACATCAAGACCACCACCGCCGTCGTCACGGCGGCCGGCCTGCTCGGCGCCGGTCTGTACGCCGCCGTCCCCGCCCTCGCGACCACCCCCGAGCGGTCCCCCGTCGCGGCCGCGCCCGGTGACGGCGACCGCCGTCCCCTCGAGCGGCTGCGCAACCGGGCCGGGCGGGGCGTCCGCGGCGAGGCCGTGGTGCGCCGCGACGGCCGTTTCGTGACGGTGGCGTGGCAGAACGGCGAGATCACCGCGGTGTCCGCCGGTTCGGTCACGGTCCGCAGCGCCGACGGCGTCACCTGGCAGTGGACCCTGGACTCCGGGACCCGGATCCGCAAGAACGGCGACAAGGCCGCGGCGTCCGCCCTGGCCAAGGGCGACCGGGTCAAAGTGGTCGGCACCCGTGCCGGCACGGCCCGCACCGCCAAGGGGGTGATCGTGCCGCGCCGCTCGTAGCACCATTTGCGTCATGACCGCAGCAGAGAACGGCCGCCCGCAGCGGGTGCTGGTCGTCGACGACGAGCCCGACATCCGTGACCTGGTGCAGGTGGCGCTGCGTTTCCACGGCTTCGCCCCGGTCGCCGCGGCGACCGGGGCCGAGGCCCTGCGCCTGGCCGGGCGGGAGCGGCCCGACCTGGTGGTGCTGGACGTGATGCTGCCGGATCTGGACGGGTTCGAGGTGTGCCGCAGGCTGCGCGCCGCCGGGCGGGACGTGCCGGTCATCTTCCTGACCGCCCGGGACACCCCCTCGGACACGGTCACCGGGCTCACCCTGGGCGGCGACGACTACGTCACCAAGCCGTTCTCGATCGAGGCGCTGGTGGCGCGGATCCGGGCGGTGCTGCGGCGGGCGGCGCCGCCGCCCGCGCCGCGGGACGGCGAGGAGGTGCTGCGGGTCGGCGACCTGGAGCTGGACGAGGCGGGCTGGACGGTACGGCGCGGCGGCGCGGTCGTGGAGCTGTCGGCGACCGAGTTCCGGCTGCTGGCATACCTGATGCGCAACGCCGGGCGGGTGCTGACCCGCGCGCAGCTCGTCGAGCACGTGTGGGGCTGGGACCGGGGCGGCGACGCGCAGATCCTGGAGACCTACATCAGCTATCTGCGGCGCAAGCTGGATCCGCACGGCCCGCCGGTCATCCACACCCGGCGCGGGGTCGGCTACGCGCTGCGGCCGTGAGCCTGAACGCCCGGCTGGTCGCCGGGCTGCTGGCGGTGACCGGCGCGGGCCTGCTGATCCTCGGCGCGGTGAGCGCGCTGGTGCTGCGCGGCTACCTGCTGGACCGGGTCGACGCGCAACTGGAGGCGGCGCGGGACCGGGCGGTGATCCGGCTGGTGCGGCCGGGCCTGCCCGCCGAGGGGATGGCCCCCGCCCGGTACGTGGTGGTCGGGGTGCGGCCCGACGGGGAGATCCGGGTCCACAGCGGCACGGACCCCGACCCCTCCCCCGTTCTGGACGAGCTGCGCCGGGTGGGTCCGGCGGCGCTGGCACGGCTGGCCTCCTCCGGTGAGCCGTTCGGCCTGGACGGGGCGCGGGCGGTCGCCCGGATGGACCGGACCGGCGCGGTCACGGTGGTGGCGGCGCCGTTGGACGAGATCGACGCGGCGGTGCGGCGGCTGGTGGTCACCGAGCTGGTGACCGGGGCGGTGCTGGTGGCGGGGCTGGCGGTGGCGGGCCGGTGGCTGATCGCACGGGGCCTGGCGCCGCTGGACCGGATGGCCTCCACCGCGCAGGCCGTGGCGGCCGGCGGGGACCTGAGCGCCCGGATGCCGGTGGGACGGCCGGACGGCGAGGTCGGGCGGCTGGCGGTGGCGATCAACGTGATGCTGGACCGGATCGCCGAGGCGTTCGCCGCCCGCGCCCGCTCGGAGCGGCGGCTGCGGGACTTCGCCGCCGACGCCTCGCACGAGCTGCGCACCCCGCTGACCACCATCCAGGGGTACGCCGAGCTGTACCGGCACGGCGCGCTGGAGGACCTGCCGGACGCGATGCGCCGCATCGAGGAGGCGGCCGGGCGGATGAGCCGGCTGGTCGGGGAGCTGCTGGAGCTGGCGCGGCTGGACCGGGACGCGGGCCTGCGCCCGGCGCCGGCGGACCTGGCGGCGCTGGCGCGCGACGCGGTCGCCGACGCGCGGGCCGTCGATCCGGACCGTCCGGTGGCGCTGCGCGCGCCGGCGGAGCTGGTCGCCGAGGTCGACGAGGCGCGGATCCGGCAGGTGCTGGCCAACCTGCTGGCCAACGTGCGCGACCACACCCCGCCCGGCACCGCGGCCGAGGTGCGGCTGGCACGGCGGACGGGCGGGGTCGTGCTGGA is a genomic window containing:
- a CDS encoding HAD-IIIA family hydrolase, with the protein product MSYSVVIPTLGRPCLAACLDALAGARGPRPERVVLVDDRPGPRGGTRLEVPDGLVKITEVVTSGGVGPAAARNLGWRCTATPWVAFLDDDVRVTADWPERLAADLADRPPQVAGVQGRIEVPLPQGRRPTDWERGTAGLAGALWITADMAYRRTALVESGGFDERFPRAFREDADLALRLEDDGWTLARGTRRTVHPVRPAPWWISVRQQAGNADDALMRAVHGPGWYERAGETPGRRGGHLAVTAAGLAAAGLAAAGRRRAAALAAAGALTGVGEFAAARIAPGPRTAREIAAMAATSAAIPPAAVWHWLRGVVRARGARPWPGPAKAVLFDRDGTLVRDVPYNGDPEKVELMPGARQAVELARRRGLAVGVVSNQSGIARGLLTREQVDAVNRRVAELLGPFGTWQICPHGDGDGCGCRKPAPGMVERAAAELRVRPHECVMIGDIGADVAAARAAGARSVLVPTPQTRPEELTGARVADGLMDAVRFAVGDTPGASLWA
- a CDS encoding glycosyltransferase family 9 protein, producing the protein MGLKEGAGPRGRALVVRLDSAGDVLLAGPAVRAVAARSGHVTMLVSPLGEAAARMLPGVDEVVVWSAPWVLADPPPVRPEAVRGLVERLAAGRFDDAVVFTSFHQSPLPTALVLRLAGIGRISAISVDYPGSLLDVRHRVDDDIPEPERALSLAAAAGYPLPPGDDGRLAVRGPLPDVSALTGDGPYVVVHPGAAVPARRWPPERCAEAVAELAARGRRVVVTGGRSERDLTAFVAGGHGIDLGGRTGMPELAAVLAGASAVVVGNTGPAHLAAAVRTPVVSLFSPVVPAVRWAPYGVPHVLLGDQLAPCRDTRARVCPVPGHPCLAGVGAAEVADAVDKLAAYSEDGSEPR
- a CDS encoding glycosyltransferase, with product MWHVHGSYTTAFVQGPHTYLIPVTPDRGPDGRGRARTWDWPPSAVEVPLDRLRDEEVDAVVLQRPHEEELVRRHLGRRPGKDVPAVYLEHDAPWGDVPLTRHPMADRPDLLLVHVTHFNKLFWDNGTTPARVVEHGVVDPGPRWTGEIAHAAVVVNEPLRRGRYVGTDLLPFVSAGTPLDVFGMRVTELPGRLNIPAAQAYEDLPQHRMHEELARRRAYLHPVRWTSLGLSLLEAMHLSMPVVALATTEVVEAVPPGAGVLSTNPDVLAAALRRLMNDPAEAAEMGKKAREAALERYGLARFLDDWDRVLTEATW
- a CDS encoding glycosyltransferase family 9 protein translates to MVNQVNRVNLVNRPAVLMLRALGLGDFLTGVPAYRALRAAHPEHETVLAAPSALAPLARLCGAIDRLLPTGELAPIEWAGPPPDVGVDLHGNGPASHEPVAATGARTLMVYASEAAPHEKGPWWDDDEHEVSRWCRLLEWWDIPADPRDLLLDPPEVPAPAEGAVVVHPGAASGSRRWPADRYAAVARALTDMGERVVVTGSGRERPLAHEVAERAGLSADAVLAGRTGLAELAALVSRARLVVSNDTGMAHLGFAYARPSVTLYGPVSPALWGPPDKPQHAVLWHGAGGRPGDAWGAVPDPRLLRITVEEVVDAARRVLPQPT
- a CDS encoding glycosyltransferase family 2 protein, which gives rise to MSDPRVSVVIITRDRRPELLRTLAHMTALPERPEIIVVDNGSRDGTTAAVLDAHPKVHVIRSRRNFGAVGRNLAVERVTTPYVAFCDDDTWWEPGALTRAADLLDACPRLASVTGRILVEPDGVEDPITPELRHSPVPAPDWLPGPALLSILAGASMLRVPAFREVGGFSRRLWIGGEEELLGMDLAARGWWMCWAEDVVVHHHASTVRDPRQRRKLGIRNTLWTTWLRRPARSALRRTVTLLRSVPRDRASAEAVAAALAGLPWVLRERRVVPDHVEQGLQLLEAPQSSSPARRYVG
- a CDS encoding glycosyltransferase family 2 protein, which codes for MDERVTVVIATRDRRAELLRTLHELTALPERPPVIVVDNASADGTAEAVRAQFPAVEVIREPRNLGALARTVGVRAARTPYVAFSDDDSWWEPGALGRAADAFDACPRLGLIAARTLVGPERADDPINKAMADSPLPGDGDLPGPPVLGFLACASVLRREAFLQAGGFDRVLFFVGEERMLAMDLAARGWALAYVPEVVAVHEPSAHRPPSRHRVRAELRNTLLTAWMRRPARVALERTARLAGAAVRDPDARAALAGAARRLPAALAARRPLPAPVEERVRLLESAS
- a CDS encoding flavodoxin family protein, translating into MRALVINCTLKPSPEPSNTEALTEVVTKELWQRGVEVRTVRAVDLNIKPGVQTDMGEGDDWPPVHDMLLESQILIIASPTWLGQPSSVAKRVLERMDAMLSETDDEGRPVAYNRVAGVVNTGNEDGAHHVIGQISGALADIGYTIPGQAWTYWHLGPGPGPDYLDDDEGHDWAARTGRAMASNLVAVAEALAARPIPAPPQ
- a CDS encoding zinc-dependent alcohol dehydrogenase: MKAVTWHGKRDVRVEQVPDPALKEPTDAIVRITTTAICGSDLHLYEVLGPFIGEGDILGHEPMGIVEEVGPEVSHIRPGDRVVIPFNISCGHCHMCGLRLYAQCETTQVRDQGMGAALFGYTKLYGEVPGGQAEYLRVPQAQFGPIKVPEEMPDERFVYLSDVLPTSWQAVAWADIPPGGSVTVLGLGPIGQMCARIARHLGYRVIGVERVHERVEMARRHGIEVLDPGRADVAGDEIRDMTDGRGTDAVIDAVGMEAHGSPGAKLAQTMTRLMPDRAAAGLMQRAGVDRLAALNQAIDIVRRGGTISIIGVYGGMTDPLPMLRLFDKGVTLRMGQAHVKRWIDDLMPLVTDPADPLGTEDLATHRLPLDQAPHGYEIFQKKRDGAIKVLLKP
- a CDS encoding universal stress protein; translation: MFAPSAPPRVIVGVDDSDASRWALSWALGEARLRGMELLLVHVAPVPSYAAAAGVPGHGTVCGLREAGGELITRLLTELRSSGGCDPARVSGMTLLGAPGDALVRLAREEDILVVGRSSRGLLSRLVRPSVHRHCAAHARATFICVAPPTIGPLTVPGADGERPARRRLWGRRHETDG
- a CDS encoding DUF5666 domain-containing protein, producing the protein MRVDIKTTTAVVTAAGLLGAGLYAAVPALATTPERSPVAAAPGDGDRRPLERLRNRAGRGVRGEAVVRRDGRFVTVAWQNGEITAVSAGSVTVRSADGVTWQWTLDSGTRIRKNGDKAAASALAKGDRVKVVGTRAGTARTAKGVIVPRRS
- a CDS encoding response regulator transcription factor, with the translated sequence MTAAENGRPQRVLVVDDEPDIRDLVQVALRFHGFAPVAAATGAEALRLAGRERPDLVVLDVMLPDLDGFEVCRRLRAAGRDVPVIFLTARDTPSDTVTGLTLGGDDYVTKPFSIEALVARIRAVLRRAAPPPAPRDGEEVLRVGDLELDEAGWTVRRGGAVVELSATEFRLLAYLMRNAGRVLTRAQLVEHVWGWDRGGDAQILETYISYLRRKLDPHGPPVIHTRRGVGYALRP
- a CDS encoding sensor histidine kinase, producing the protein MSLNARLVAGLLAVTGAGLLILGAVSALVLRGYLLDRVDAQLEAARDRAVIRLVRPGLPAEGMAPARYVVVGVRPDGEIRVHSGTDPDPSPVLDELRRVGPAALARLASSGEPFGLDGARAVARMDRTGAVTVVAAPLDEIDAAVRRLVVTELVTGAVLVAGLAVAGRWLIARGLAPLDRMASTAQAVAAGGDLSARMPVGRPDGEVGRLAVAINVMLDRIAEAFAARARSERRLRDFAADASHELRTPLTTIQGYAELYRHGALEDLPDAMRRIEEAAGRMSRLVGELLELARLDRDAGLRPAPADLAALARDAVADARAVDPDRPVALRAPAELVAEVDEARIRQVLANLLANVRDHTPPGTAAEVRLARRTGGVVLEVEDRGPGMAPQDAARAFDRFHRASRTSGKGSGLGLAIVEAIAVAHGGRAALRSAPGEGTCVRIELPDRPPGG